From Paenibacillus graminis, a single genomic window includes:
- the trpE gene encoding anthranilate synthase component I has protein sequence MTNPRVEEVVSLSREYNLIPVVTRLLADMETPIRLFQRFAGQDRAFLLESVEGGIQWARYSFIGSDPFLMVSGKKGEVHVEVAGEKRQLFGKPVEELKALLRSYRSPKLDGMPPFTGGAIGFFGYDLLQYYEKLSAHAVDDLNMDDIRFMFCDRIIVFDHVKQQILLVGNLHIKDGDTDSDIRAGYEDLSRRLETMAEELQKEGPKENVNRRSIPQDIELGEIHSNLTKEQYISNVEQAKEYIRAGDIFQVVLSQRLHIETEVSPLHVYRMLRTLNPSPYMYYLKMDEEIIVGTSPEALVKVDGGRVETRPIAGTRPRGENEAHDRALAAELLEDEKERAEHLMLVDLGRNDLGRVSKFGTVKCDSFMEIEKYSHVMHIVSNVSGTLDEGKDFFDAFLSCLPAGTVSGAPKLRAMEIIAELEREARGAYAGAIGYLGFSGNMDSCITIRTIIFRKGRAYVQAGAGIVWDSVPEKEYEETLNKAKAMLKAIRMAEAMFPAEVKEKQVINQDYMYEYTP, from the coding sequence GTGACGAATCCAAGAGTAGAAGAAGTGGTGTCGCTGTCGCGGGAATATAATCTGATCCCAGTAGTTACGCGGCTGCTCGCCGATATGGAGACACCCATCCGGTTATTCCAGCGGTTTGCCGGGCAGGACCGGGCCTTTTTGCTGGAGAGTGTAGAGGGTGGGATACAGTGGGCCCGTTATTCTTTTATCGGCAGTGATCCCTTCCTGATGGTCTCCGGCAAAAAAGGCGAAGTCCATGTGGAGGTCGCCGGCGAGAAGAGACAGCTGTTCGGCAAACCCGTAGAGGAGCTGAAAGCACTGCTCCGCTCATACCGCAGTCCCAAGCTGGACGGGATGCCTCCTTTTACAGGCGGGGCCATCGGATTCTTCGGGTATGATCTGCTGCAGTATTATGAGAAGCTCTCCGCCCATGCAGTCGATGATTTGAATATGGATGATATCCGCTTCATGTTCTGTGACCGCATTATCGTATTCGATCATGTGAAACAGCAGATTCTCCTGGTAGGTAACCTGCATATCAAGGACGGGGATACGGATTCCGATATCCGGGCCGGATATGAAGACCTGAGCCGCCGTCTTGAGACTATGGCTGAAGAGCTTCAGAAGGAAGGACCGAAGGAAAACGTCAACCGGCGCAGCATTCCCCAGGATATTGAACTGGGTGAGATACATTCGAATCTTACCAAGGAACAGTACATCAGCAATGTGGAGCAGGCGAAGGAATATATCCGGGCGGGAGATATTTTTCAGGTGGTGCTGTCTCAGCGGCTGCATATTGAAACAGAAGTGTCCCCGCTGCATGTCTACCGGATGCTTCGGACGCTGAACCCTTCCCCGTATATGTATTATCTGAAAATGGATGAGGAAATCATCGTCGGCACTTCGCCCGAGGCGCTGGTGAAGGTGGACGGAGGCCGTGTGGAAACCCGGCCCATCGCCGGGACCCGTCCCCGTGGAGAGAACGAAGCGCACGACCGGGCGCTGGCCGCTGAACTGCTGGAGGACGAGAAGGAACGGGCAGAGCATCTGATGCTGGTGGATCTGGGCCGCAACGATCTGGGCAGAGTGTCCAAATTCGGTACGGTAAAATGCGATTCCTTCATGGAAATCGAGAAGTACTCGCATGTGATGCATATCGTCTCGAATGTGTCAGGGACACTGGACGAGGGCAAGGATTTCTTCGATGCCTTCCTCTCCTGTCTTCCGGCAGGGACTGTATCGGGTGCGCCGAAGCTGCGGGCGATGGAAATCATCGCCGAACTGGAACGGGAAGCGAGAGGCGCTTACGCCGGGGCCATCGGCTATCTTGGATTTTCCGGAAATATGGATTCGTGCATTACGATCCGCACCATCATTTTCCGCAAAGGCCGGGCTTATGTGCAGGCTGGGGCAGGGATCGTGTGGGATTCGGTTCCCGAGAAGGAATATGAAGAGACGCTCAACAAGGCCAAAGCGATGCTGAAGGCGATCCGGATGGCAGAAGCCATGTTCCCCGCTGAAGTCAAAGAAAAGCAGGTAATCAACCAGGATTACATGTATGAGTATACCCCTTGA